From the Maioricimonas rarisocia genome, one window contains:
- a CDS encoding AI-2E family transporter has translation MVRLVSLSILLTLIIVLGITFFRVIAPYLLPLFLAGVVALLCQPVFRYFLVRTGQKLRLSAGLTTASVVAAIMIPLLVGTLMASLQLYVFALNVSDDTAWRNLFGSVDAEIEGEASFSQQATNVINDMLPASYQRTPEQWRELVQRKLRDLLRGLGDRSLGLAGQTFDVLTGILATTVAVLLSLVIFVVALYYFLADGTVLIDATEELIPVHVEYQRQLRHEFATAVRSVVVATFLAAIVQGMATSVVLLLLGFGHFMVLTLLATVSALIPMAGTWLVWGPCAIVLFVQGHWIQATLLAIYGAAFVGVLDNVVRTYVLNTDIKLHPLLALISVLGGLQVLGLWGVFIGPIVASCLHALVRIFNHELVELSRQRFGPAAEAEELERGGAGTTSGTVGPETTSPASVDTSLESGASREAASSRDEPGGATAASHEGEPARKRRRRRRRRRRRTPPASE, from the coding sequence ATGGTTCGACTGGTATCGCTTTCGATCCTGCTGACACTGATCATCGTCCTCGGGATCACCTTCTTCCGGGTCATTGCCCCGTACCTGCTGCCGCTGTTCCTGGCCGGGGTGGTGGCGCTCCTGTGCCAGCCGGTCTTCCGATACTTTCTGGTTCGGACCGGACAGAAATTGCGACTGTCGGCGGGCCTGACGACGGCCAGTGTGGTCGCGGCGATCATGATCCCGCTGCTGGTCGGGACGTTGATGGCGTCGCTGCAGCTTTACGTTTTCGCCCTCAACGTCTCTGACGACACCGCCTGGCGCAATCTGTTCGGCTCGGTGGACGCAGAGATCGAAGGGGAGGCGTCGTTCTCGCAGCAGGCGACGAACGTCATCAACGACATGCTGCCGGCGTCGTACCAGCGGACGCCCGAGCAGTGGCGCGAGCTCGTACAGCGGAAGCTGCGGGATCTGCTGCGGGGACTGGGCGACCGGTCGCTGGGACTGGCCGGACAGACATTCGACGTGCTGACCGGGATTCTTGCCACGACGGTCGCTGTGCTGCTCTCGCTCGTGATCTTCGTGGTGGCGCTCTACTACTTTCTCGCGGATGGTACGGTCCTGATCGACGCCACCGAAGAGCTGATTCCGGTCCATGTCGAGTACCAGCGGCAATTGCGGCACGAGTTCGCGACTGCGGTCCGGTCGGTCGTGGTGGCGACGTTTCTGGCGGCGATCGTGCAGGGAATGGCGACGTCGGTCGTGCTGCTCCTGCTCGGCTTCGGGCACTTCATGGTGCTGACACTGCTCGCGACGGTTTCGGCACTGATTCCGATGGCCGGGACGTGGCTGGTCTGGGGGCCGTGTGCGATCGTCCTGTTCGTGCAGGGGCACTGGATCCAGGCGACACTGCTGGCGATCTACGGCGCGGCATTCGTCGGCGTGCTCGACAACGTCGTGCGGACCTATGTGCTGAATACCGACATCAAGCTGCATCCGCTGCTGGCACTCATCAGTGTGCTGGGAGGACTGCAGGTGCTCGGCCTGTGGGGTGTCTTCATCGGTCCGATCGTTGCCTCCTGCCTGCACGCCCTGGTGCGGATCTTCAACCACGAGCTGGTCGAACTTTCCCGGCAGCGATTTGGCCCGGCCGCCGAGGCTGAGGAGCTGGAGCGCGGCGGCGCAGGCACGACCTCAGGGACGGTTGGGCCGGAGACAACATCGCCGGCCAGCGTCGACACATCGCTCGAGAGCGGTGCGTCCCGGGAGGCCGCGAGCAGCCGGGATGAGCCTGGTGGCGCGACTGCAGCCAGCCACGAGGGAGAGCCTGCCCGAAAGCGTCGACGCCGACGGCGTCGCCGCAGGCGCCGCACTCCACCGGCCTCGGAATGA
- a CDS encoding molybdopterin molybdotransferase MoeA, protein MSRQSEGDVRMRGFVSRETVETAVAWVEAATKPGPTERVPLDQAWGRTLAGDVVADMNVPGFDRSAMDGYAVRSGETIGAGDYNPVPFRVVGEALPGRACEVTVHPGEAVRIMTGAPLPDGADAVVPAEYARQENETVELTLPVGQWKHVGRVGEDIAAGNVVLHSGRRLRPQDLGVLASLGQDRVEVWKRPRVGILVTGNELVRPGQPRGEHQIYEANSAILRPLVERDGGALARVDFVDDDRDAIAAALTKGDVDVVLVSGGSSVGAEDHAPGLLAELGELAVHGIAMRPSSPTGMGRIGETVVFLLPGNPVSCLCAYDFFAGRAIRRLGGRPGEWPYRSLQAPLTRKISSAIGRVDYCRVRRTDAGIEPLALSGASILSSTTRADGFVVVPAGSEGAPPGTMVDVWLYD, encoded by the coding sequence ATGAGCAGGCAATCGGAGGGCGACGTGCGGATGCGGGGCTTCGTGTCCCGCGAGACGGTCGAGACGGCAGTCGCCTGGGTGGAAGCAGCGACAAAGCCCGGGCCCACCGAGCGGGTACCGCTGGACCAGGCGTGGGGCCGGACGCTCGCCGGCGATGTTGTTGCCGACATGAACGTTCCCGGTTTCGACCGCTCCGCCATGGATGGGTATGCCGTCCGATCCGGCGAGACCATCGGCGCGGGGGATTACAATCCGGTGCCGTTTCGAGTGGTGGGGGAAGCGCTTCCCGGACGTGCGTGTGAGGTGACGGTGCATCCGGGCGAGGCTGTCCGGATCATGACCGGCGCGCCATTGCCGGATGGAGCCGATGCAGTCGTGCCGGCCGAGTACGCCCGCCAGGAGAACGAAACGGTCGAGCTGACGCTGCCGGTCGGGCAGTGGAAACATGTCGGTCGTGTTGGCGAGGACATTGCGGCAGGGAATGTCGTCCTGCACTCCGGTCGACGGTTGCGACCGCAGGATCTGGGAGTGCTCGCCTCGCTCGGGCAGGATCGGGTCGAGGTCTGGAAGCGGCCGCGCGTCGGCATCCTGGTGACGGGGAACGAACTGGTCCGACCCGGACAGCCGCGCGGCGAGCATCAGATCTACGAGGCGAACTCGGCGATCCTGCGTCCACTCGTCGAGCGGGATGGCGGCGCACTCGCGCGCGTCGACTTTGTTGACGACGACCGGGACGCAATCGCGGCGGCACTGACGAAAGGAGATGTCGACGTCGTGCTGGTGTCGGGTGGTTCCAGCGTGGGAGCGGAAGATCATGCTCCCGGACTGCTGGCCGAACTGGGGGAACTCGCAGTGCACGGAATCGCAATGCGGCCCTCGAGTCCCACCGGGATGGGGCGGATCGGCGAGACAGTCGTCTTTCTGTTGCCGGGCAACCCGGTCTCGTGCCTGTGCGCCTACGACTTCTTCGCCGGCCGCGCCATTCGCCGCCTGGGAGGACGCCCCGGCGAGTGGCCGTACCGCAGTCTGCAGGCTCCGCTGACGCGCAAGATCTCTTCGGCGATCGGCCGGGTCGATTACTGTCGTGTCCGCCGGACGGACGCGGGGATCGAACCGCTGGCCCTCAGCGGCGCGTCAATTCTTTCGTCGACGACCCGAGCAGATGGTTTCGTGGTTGTGCCGGCGGGCAGCGAAGGAGCTCCTCCCGGGACGATGGTGGACGTCTGGCTGTACGACTGA
- a CDS encoding branched-chain amino acid aminotransferase yields MLHIAESLWNDEAGFIVSAELVLVATIVVLGLIVGLSEVSIAVNEELEDVGSAFGSINQSFAFSGAHGCKGAFGGSHFEDSFDMCDEENSITCDGGSYNEGW; encoded by the coding sequence ATGTTGCACATCGCAGAAAGCCTGTGGAACGACGAGGCCGGTTTTATCGTTTCGGCAGAACTGGTTCTGGTGGCGACCATCGTCGTCCTCGGACTGATCGTCGGCCTCAGCGAAGTCTCGATCGCCGTCAATGAAGAACTCGAAGATGTTGGTTCGGCATTCGGCAGCATCAACCAGAGCTTCGCCTTCTCCGGCGCTCATGGCTGCAAGGGCGCATTCGGCGGTAGTCACTTTGAGGACTCCTTCGACATGTGCGACGAAGAAAACAGCATCACCTGTGATGGCGGCTCGTACAACGAAGGCTGGTGA